In Mastigocladopsis repens PCC 10914, a single window of DNA contains:
- a CDS encoding DUF4388 domain-containing protein — MAITGNFSDFSLPELFLFLEQGHKSGLLYIGFLPENNKHSPTQVNYFWLYQGRVVAAADRLDQQGLTLMIAQRGWISERVISRVVQICPSNTPMGLCLKSQGLLQPEQLKLLFNTQVVRQVSSLLEIKDGLFTFDPTATLPTAEMTGISMSATEVTLMSLRTLRDWKALADKLPDPASGLSCAVGKQPELHLNAHETQVWEFVNDNISLQKIATHLEISVETVQQIAFRLMMIGLAEEQFMVAAPSTFAAEELIPAASLPELAPEPSPQQPVVSQSFLKNLVGFLRGNMKSA; from the coding sequence ATGGCTATTACTGGTAATTTTTCAGATTTTTCCTTACCAGAACTCTTTCTATTTTTAGAGCAAGGACACAAATCAGGACTACTTTACATTGGGTTTCTACCGGAAAATAATAAACATTCCCCAACCCAAGTTAACTACTTCTGGTTGTATCAAGGTCGTGTGGTTGCTGCTGCTGATCGCCTAGATCAACAAGGCTTGACGTTAATGATTGCTCAACGGGGGTGGATAAGCGAGCGTGTTATCTCTAGAGTCGTTCAGATTTGCCCCAGCAACACACCGATGGGACTATGCCTAAAATCCCAAGGACTACTGCAACCGGAACAACTGAAACTACTATTTAACACCCAGGTAGTACGGCAAGTCTCTAGCTTATTGGAAATCAAGGACGGTCTATTTACTTTTGATCCCACAGCAACGTTACCCACAGCAGAGATGACGGGTATAAGTATGTCAGCAACTGAAGTCACACTGATGAGTTTGCGGACGTTGCGAGACTGGAAAGCTTTGGCAGACAAGCTCCCAGACCCGGCTTCAGGTTTGTCATGTGCCGTTGGCAAACAGCCAGAACTGCATCTTAATGCTCATGAGACACAAGTTTGGGAATTTGTCAATGATAATATTTCCCTACAGAAAATTGCCACTCACCTCGAAATATCTGTAGAAACTGTACAGCAAATTGCCTTCCGACTCATGATGATTGGTTTGGCAGAAGAACAATTTATGGTTGCGGCTCCCTCCACATTCGCTGCAGAAGAACTCATTCCCGCAGCTTCTTTACCAGAACTAGCGCCAGAACCTTCCCCGCAGCAGCCAGTTGTTAGTCAGTCGTTTCTCAAAAATTTAGTAGGTTTTTTGCGGGGTAATATGAAATCCGCTTAA
- a CDS encoding GTP-binding protein yields MEIMRLVVTGTVGAGKSTFIRSVSEIEVVDTDIRPTDETALLKQNTTVALDFGRLRFGSDMVLHLYGTPGQSRFDFMWDILIRRSHGYILLVPAHRPNEFRQARNILKFMKQRVQVPMIIGLTHTDCPGAWSEQDVFLALGYSDEKNRPPIVKVNATQRDSVAEALIVVIQHLMQSCVA; encoded by the coding sequence ATGGAAATCATGCGCTTGGTTGTCACAGGAACAGTAGGCGCTGGCAAGTCCACTTTCATCCGTTCTGTGAGTGAAATTGAAGTGGTAGACACGGACATTCGTCCAACTGACGAAACAGCATTGCTGAAGCAAAATACTACTGTTGCCCTTGACTTTGGTCGGCTACGATTTGGTTCTGACATGGTGCTACACCTATATGGAACCCCCGGTCAGTCTCGCTTTGATTTTATGTGGGATATTTTGATTCGTAGGTCTCATGGTTACATTTTGCTCGTACCAGCTCATCGACCTAATGAATTCCGTCAGGCTCGTAATATCCTCAAGTTCATGAAGCAACGAGTGCAAGTACCAATGATTATTGGTCTCACCCATACTGACTGTCCTGGAGCCTGGTCTGAGCAAGATGTGTTCCTCGCCCTTGGATACTCGGATGAGAAAAACCGACCCCCTATTGTGAAAGTCAATGCAACGCAAAGAGACTCTGTAGCTGAGGCGCTGATTGTTGTCATACAGCATTTAATGCAAAGTTGTGTAGCTTAA
- a CDS encoding zinc-dependent metalloprotease, whose amino-acid sequence MRRFTYCVIVLHCLFLGIPAASARSLAVITADTGTREHGDKEKIAPSSSSRPSRTLNAKFSQKLRLPPQQVWVIDGKQQAQRQSFIWVVKDTKKAEQQPFLQLKKNLDKLPQPDEKADLTSKPVKKEELEPFDKVVKDTQRVQGLFTLYRDKEKNKIYLEIKPEQINKNYLATATLESGIGEAGIYSGMPLQDFLFYFQRVNNKLQFVVRNVNFRTREADPQERSLARSFSDSVLYSVAIKSIHPVRKTILIDLGDLLLTDLAGLSLSLGVSPATDKSYFGTAKAFPLNMEIESVLNFTNTRLNNEKLRFSSLPDIRGFTLRVHYSLSQLPNNSYRPRLADERVGYFITAYQDLSNDEQRDPFVRYINRWHLEKQDPNVALSPPKKPIVFWIDNAVPLEYREAIKEGVLMWNKAFEKAGFKDAIQVRQMPDDATWDPADIRYNTIRWINTVDGYFALGPSRVNPITGEILDADILVDGSFIRAIKSDYPKVVQLNQTQTQTPLSALMQNSLLCANGLEAKSGDASMHLEMEGLTNRLSQLASQYDLCYGVEAANQFAYGSLAMKLLRDAPASREQMKDYVHQYLRLIIAHEVGHTLGLRHNFRGSTLLTPEEMNNTDITRSKGLISSVMDYIPPNIAPRDTKQGDYFPRIVGAYDDWAIQYGYTPIPAATPAVEKPFLDKLANQSDKPELSYSTDEDMFDLDPTANAWDNSSNVLLYSHWQLDNARVMWRRLNKVDLFDGESFSDVKEQFGTVFSHYFQNIYYITKYIGGQSFYRVQPNDPQGRLPFESVSVEKQRQALEIVQKYVFAEDALSFPPELLNKLAPSRWRHWGSSPRMGRLDYPIHDWVLFMQSSVLWDLLSGDRLSRLKDIELKSQPDQALTLPELFDTLQNGIWTEVLKPNGKPIIISSLRRGLQRQYLDILTRMVLRKERVPEDARTLAWYKLRQLHDKLDEVSSNDEYTKAHLLETRDRINKTLNAELQAN is encoded by the coding sequence ATGAGAAGATTTACTTATTGTGTTATTGTGTTGCATTGTTTGTTTTTAGGGATACCAGCTGCTAGCGCCAGGTCACTGGCTGTAATCACAGCTGACACAGGGACGCGGGAACATGGGGACAAGGAGAAAATTGCTCCCTCATCTTCCTCTCGTCCGTCTCGAACACTAAACGCTAAGTTCTCCCAGAAACTGAGACTACCACCACAGCAAGTGTGGGTCATTGATGGGAAGCAACAAGCACAGCGCCAATCTTTTATTTGGGTAGTCAAAGATACTAAAAAAGCTGAACAGCAACCATTTTTACAATTAAAGAAAAACCTAGATAAGCTCCCTCAGCCTGATGAAAAAGCTGATTTAACCTCAAAACCCGTAAAAAAGGAGGAATTGGAGCCATTTGATAAAGTCGTAAAAGACACTCAAAGGGTGCAAGGACTGTTTACTCTGTACCGGGATAAAGAAAAAAATAAAATTTATTTAGAAATTAAGCCGGAACAAATTAATAAAAATTATCTAGCTACAGCAACACTAGAATCTGGCATTGGCGAAGCTGGAATCTACAGTGGTATGCCATTACAGGATTTTTTGTTTTACTTCCAACGGGTGAATAACAAATTGCAATTTGTGGTTCGCAATGTCAATTTTCGCACCCGTGAAGCTGATCCCCAGGAGCGATCGCTCGCCCGGTCTTTTAGTGACTCGGTTCTCTACTCAGTAGCTATTAAAAGCATTCATCCAGTACGCAAAACAATTCTCATCGACTTGGGGGATCTGCTACTGACAGATTTAGCTGGATTATCTTTGAGTTTGGGAGTTTCTCCAGCCACAGATAAATCTTATTTTGGGACTGCTAAAGCCTTTCCCCTAAATATGGAAATAGAGTCGGTGTTAAATTTCACCAACACCCGTCTCAATAATGAAAAGCTGCGTTTTTCTTCTCTACCTGACATTCGAGGCTTTACGTTGCGCGTTCACTACAGCCTGTCCCAACTCCCAAACAACAGTTACCGACCACGTTTAGCTGATGAGCGTGTAGGCTATTTTATCACCGCTTATCAAGATTTATCCAACGACGAGCAAAGAGATCCGTTTGTCCGCTACATTAATCGCTGGCATTTAGAAAAACAAGACCCCAACGTAGCCCTTTCTCCACCCAAAAAACCAATTGTCTTCTGGATTGATAACGCAGTGCCTCTAGAGTACCGCGAAGCTATCAAAGAAGGCGTCCTAATGTGGAATAAAGCCTTTGAAAAGGCAGGATTCAAGGACGCAATTCAAGTGCGTCAAATGCCAGATGATGCGACATGGGATCCAGCAGATATACGTTACAACACAATTCGCTGGATTAACACAGTAGATGGGTATTTTGCTCTAGGACCCTCACGCGTTAACCCGATAACTGGAGAAATTTTGGATGCAGACATTCTGGTAGATGGCAGCTTTATACGGGCAATCAAGAGTGATTATCCCAAAGTTGTACAACTCAACCAAACACAAACTCAGACGCCGCTGTCTGCGTTGATGCAAAATAGCCTTCTTTGCGCCAATGGATTAGAGGCAAAAAGTGGCGACGCTTCCATGCATTTGGAGATGGAAGGGTTAACGAACCGTTTATCACAACTAGCAAGTCAGTACGACCTTTGCTATGGGGTGGAAGCTGCTAACCAATTTGCGTATGGTTCATTGGCTATGAAGCTTTTGCGAGACGCCCCCGCAAGTCGTGAGCAAATGAAAGACTATGTTCATCAATATTTACGGTTAATCATCGCTCATGAAGTGGGACACACCTTGGGGTTAAGGCATAACTTCCGTGGTAGTACTCTGCTGACTCCAGAAGAAATGAACAATACCGATATCACTCGCAGCAAGGGTCTGATTTCGTCAGTCATGGACTATATTCCACCGAATATTGCACCGCGAGACACCAAGCAGGGAGATTATTTTCCCAGGATAGTGGGGGCTTATGATGACTGGGCAATTCAGTACGGCTACACACCAATTCCAGCAGCAACTCCCGCAGTAGAAAAACCATTTTTGGATAAGCTTGCCAACCAATCTGACAAGCCCGAGTTGAGTTATTCCACAGATGAAGATATGTTTGACCTTGACCCAACTGCCAATGCTTGGGATAACAGCAGTAATGTGCTGCTTTATTCTCATTGGCAGTTGGATAATGCGCGGGTGATGTGGCGGCGTCTCAACAAGGTTGACCTCTTTGATGGCGAGAGTTTCAGTGATGTGAAAGAACAGTTTGGCACGGTATTTAGTCACTATTTCCAAAACATCTACTACATTACAAAATATATTGGCGGTCAGTCTTTCTACAGGGTTCAACCTAACGATCCCCAAGGACGATTACCATTTGAGTCGGTATCTGTGGAAAAACAACGGCAGGCGTTAGAGATTGTACAAAAGTATGTCTTTGCCGAGGATGCTCTGAGTTTCCCGCCAGAATTGCTCAATAAATTAGCGCCTTCCCGTTGGCGACATTGGGGGAGTTCTCCCCGGATGGGTCGTTTGGACTATCCAATTCATGATTGGGTGTTGTTCATGCAGAGTTCGGTGTTGTGGGATTTGCTCTCAGGCGATCGCCTTTCCCGCCTCAAAGACATCGAACTCAAAAGTCAGCCTGACCAAGCCCTGACTCTGCCTGAATTATTTGATACTTTACAAAACGGTATTTGGACTGAGGTACTGAAACCAAACGGCAAGCCCATCATCATTTCTAGTTTGCGCCGAGGCTTGCAGCGACAATATCTAGACATATTGACCCGGATGGTTTTACGCAAAGAACGCGTCCCGGAAGATGCTCGTACGTTAGCTTGGTATAAACTTAGACAACTCCATGACAAGCTGGATGAAGTGAGTTCAAACGACGAGTACACTAAAGCACATTTGCTCGAAACACGCGATCGCATTAATAAAACCTTGAATGCCGAGTTGCAGGCAAATTAG
- a CDS encoding roadblock/LC7 domain-containing protein, with the protein MAINTEKLGNILQSFVSATTDVQGAAIVTPDGLPLAASLPGAMDEERVSAMSASMLSLGERIGLELSRGNVDRIYVEGNKGLGVLTGCGEDAVLLVLANEGAKQGLLMLEIKRVLSELKLILM; encoded by the coding sequence ATGGCAATCAACACAGAAAAACTTGGCAACATTTTACAGAGCTTTGTTTCTGCTACGACTGATGTTCAGGGAGCAGCAATTGTTACCCCCGATGGTTTACCTTTAGCAGCAAGCTTACCCGGTGCAATGGATGAAGAACGGGTATCAGCGATGTCGGCTTCCATGCTTTCTTTGGGCGAACGCATCGGACTTGAGTTATCTAGAGGTAATGTTGACCGCATCTATGTTGAAGGTAATAAAGGCTTGGGTGTTTTGACTGGCTGCGGCGAAGATGCTGTCTTGCTTGTTTTAGCGAATGAGGGTGCTAAACAGGGATTGCTGATGCTAGAAATCAAGCGTGTCCTTTCAGAACTCAAGCTAATTTTGATGTAA
- a CDS encoding DUF1995 family protein → MAELPKTLEDAIAQAREATKAAVTDGCKRLQVEILIPELKPMPVAEQFLPVFEEYGSRLKVFFPDAGGAALARRDWADVPFKILDIGTGKLPLEQKIDSEDEIFFLVAPTVVEVAEVEKMAQLVGDRPLVILNPRLEDLGAVGIGYTARQLRKRFVNTIESCYYLRPVDNETAVFRCYPRMWEVWVEKGGEYQKIAELPQKPSGDELDLILAKTQPTSATLGTPPAKKPNVFKGLQRFLRALRN, encoded by the coding sequence ATGGCTGAACTTCCAAAAACTCTAGAAGATGCAATTGCTCAAGCCCGCGAAGCGACTAAAGCAGCAGTCACAGATGGGTGTAAGCGGTTACAAGTTGAGATCCTCATTCCAGAACTCAAACCCATGCCTGTGGCGGAGCAATTTCTACCAGTTTTTGAAGAATATGGTTCCCGCCTCAAGGTTTTCTTCCCGGATGCTGGTGGGGCTGCGCTTGCTCGCCGCGACTGGGCAGATGTGCCGTTTAAGATTCTTGATATTGGTACGGGAAAATTACCCCTAGAGCAGAAAATTGACTCAGAGGATGAAATTTTCTTTCTAGTTGCCCCCACTGTGGTGGAAGTCGCAGAGGTTGAAAAGATGGCTCAACTAGTAGGCGATCGCCCACTCGTCATCTTAAATCCTCGTTTGGAAGATTTAGGGGCAGTGGGTATTGGTTATACAGCGCGTCAATTACGTAAGCGCTTCGTCAATACAATTGAATCTTGCTACTATCTGCGCCCTGTAGATAATGAGACTGCTGTATTTCGCTGTTACCCCAGAATGTGGGAAGTTTGGGTGGAAAAGGGCGGCGAGTATCAAAAGATTGCCGAATTACCACAAAAGCCATCTGGTGATGAGCTAGATTTAATCTTAGCTAAGACACAGCCTACCTCAGCCACACTAGGTACACCACCAGCGAAAAAGCCCAACGTGTTTAAAGGTTTGCAACGTTTTTTAAGGGCGTTGAGGAATTAA